The genomic DNA CCCGCCCACCCTGCTCCAGGGCGAGGTGCGGCTCCTCAACATTCCCTCCTGCGGCCGCCATGGCGTCCGTTTCTTCCCCCTGGCTGCTGCCCTGATCCTGGGGGCGCTCCTGGCCAGCCGCATTCTGGACAAGAGGCGCTGAGCCCTTCAAGTACCGGCAGCGGCGCGCCACCAGGGCAGACCGCGCCTGCCAGGTCGGACTATCCCCAGGCGCTGATCAAACGTATGGGGCTGGCAAAGGCGCAACAGGGAGGCTCGGGAAGGGGCGGAAGGGAGTACGGCTGGAGCGGCACTACCGACGACTTCACTGGGCGGGCACGGCGACCACCCTGGGGCCGACTCGGCTGCCGCCCGGCACGGAGCAGAGTCGGATCACTGCGATGGGGGCCTGCGGACGGCAGCCGGGTTGGGCGGGATGGCTCAGTCGGCCAAGGTGCGGCGCACCAAGTCCCGGAACGCCTCCAACGAGGCGATGACCACCGCTCGCTTGTGCAGGAGATGCAAGGTCTCTTCCCGCTCCACCTTGTCCAGCTCAAGGAGCACCGCCGCCGGCACCGCCTCGAAGCGGGCTTCCAGGGCATCGATGATGCTCCGGCGCAGGGCGTTCATGGTGCGGCGCTGCCCCTGCTCCAGCCCCTGTTCCAGCCCCTGCTGCATTCCTCGCTCCAATCCCCGTTGTTCCCAACGTTCAGCCAGTGTGGGCATGGTGATCCCTCCTGCGGCAAGGGCCGTCTCGATGGCGGCCTCAAAGGCCTCCTCCTCCACCTGCGGCGCACCGGCAGCCACGTAGCGGAGCAGGGTTTCCACATACTGCAGTCCGGTCTTGGAACGGGCCAGATCCCGGAGCAGAATCAGGATGTCTGGCAACCGTTCGCCAAGATCCTCGGCAAAGATGTGCTTGGTGACCAGGAGAAACGAACGGAGCAGGACCTCGCCCTTGAGGTCCTCATCCGGCCAGCGGGCCAGGTCAATGAGCTCGTAGCGCCACGACGGCCGGTACGGCACCAGGGCTGCGGGCAGATCAAAAAGCCCCGCAAAGTCCAGAGGATGCACCCATGTGTTCCGGCCGTGGTAGAAGATGAGTGGGATGATCGGCGGGAGGGTGCGTGCGTAATGGACGGCCAGGTGCCGGCTCCAGATCTGCACCCCGTAGCGCACGAGATCCAGGGGCGGACAGCCCAGAACATGGCTGCGGTGCTCGAAGAGGAGGTAGAGGTAGCCCAGCCGGTTGTCCTGCAGACTCACCTGGTACAGAAGGTCGGAGAGGTGCTCCGCCAGCTTGGGATCGATAAAGCTGTCCTTCACCACCTCCAGGGTGGACAGGTCAAAGCAGTCGACCACATCCGCCGGCAGGTAGTTGACCAGAAAGTCCCGGGCCGTGGCCGGCTGGCCCAGGACCTCCTTCACGAACCGATCGTGGGGATTGGCCACCTCGCTCATGGCCGCATGGTACGTGGGGTGCCAGGGGTTGTCAACGCGGGAGGACCGGCTGCGGCCGCGCCCTGATCTGGGATGCCGCCCACCGGCTCAGCTCGGTGACGGTACCTGAAGGTGAAATCCGGCAACGCGGTTCAGTTGACCGCGGGCAGCAAAAGCCACGCCTGGGACAGCCGCGGGCTGGAGACCTCCACCACCTTGTGCCGCGGGATCTGCAAGACGGTCGGCACGGAGTACGACGCCATCGGCCGCGCCAGGTTCATCACCTATCCGGATGGCGAGCGGGTGGAAAACGTCTACGACGCCAACGGCAACCTGCAAAGCGTGTCCGGCTATGCCACCAACCTTCTGTGGGACGCCCGCGGCCAGCTGACGGATGCCGACTTCGCCAACGGCACCGCCACCAGCTACGGGTACGACGGGACTCGCCGCTGGCTGGAAACGGCCGAGGTCACGGACGCCACTGGCCTGCGGGTCTACCAGGCGACCTACCACTATGACGACGCCGGCCGGGTGACGGACCTGGACTCCTTGACCCATCCCGGCCTGAACCAGACCCTGGTCTACGACGATCTGAACCGTCTCACCAGCGTGGAGGTGAACGGCTTACCCAGCCAGGACCAGAGCTTTGGCTAC from Thermodesulfobacteriota bacterium includes the following:
- a CDS encoding Rpn family recombination-promoting nuclease/putative transposase, with amino-acid sequence MSEVANPHDRFVKEVLGQPATARDFLVNYLPADVVDCFDLSTLEVVKDSFIDPKLAEHLSDLLYQVSLQDNRLGYLYLLFEHRSHVLGCPPLDLVRYGVQIWSRHLAVHYARTLPPIIPLIFYHGRNTWVHPLDFAGLFDLPAALVPYRPSWRYELIDLARWPDEDLKGEVLLRSFLLVTKHIFAEDLGERLPDILILLRDLARSKTGLQYVETLLRYVAAGAPQVEEEAFEAAIETALAAGGITMPTLAERWEQRGLERGMQQGLEQGLEQGQRRTMNALRRSIIDALEARFEAVPAAVLLELDKVEREETLHLLHKRAVVIASLEAFRDLVRRTLAD